Proteins from one Malassezia vespertilionis chromosome 2, complete sequence genomic window:
- a CDS encoding uncharacterized protein (EggNog:ENOG503NZ10; COG:S) has translation MQKSVRRGDMGEVVVDGVTFVFDETGTKLVKKGSADAPQISTAQTSTTPLQTSVHGEDYVRTKRGNLINKKLVVERRATRAKALQAEHSATPAHTVGDVQSKLRPLHTPRALCNYYTRTGACRRGIACPFQHDPSKRAICPGVLKPTGCVHPRGACLLSHTPSAHSMPHCVHYLRTGTCRNGESCEYTHTRMAPDAPLCRPFSQLGWCDEGAACVQRHARECPDFSAQGACKSKGCRLAHVDRAAPDVPLEPGPDTLFVRDDSGAAEETRYFDEAPEPEQLHAETMHGSTKAFAQQRDFISLDDAPVSDTSDTESVLSYATAESDEEVERILSI, from the exons aTGCAA AAgtcggtgcggcgcggcgatatGGGCGAAGTCGTGGTGGATGGCGTTACGTTTGTGTTTGACGAGACGGGCACGAAGCTGGTCAAGAAAGGAAGTGCGGATGCGCCACAGATAAGCACTGCGCAAACGAGTACCACGCCTCTGCAGACCTCTGTCCATGGCGAAGATTATGTGCGCACCAAGCGTGGAAACCTGATCAACAAAAAGCTGGTCGTAGAACGCCGCGCGACACGCGCGAAAGCACTGCAGGCCGAACACTCTGCGACGCCTGCGCATACAGTGGGCGACGTGCagagcaagctgcgcccTTTGCATACGCCACGCGCCCTTTGCAATTACTATACCCGGaccggcgcttgccgccgcGGCATCGCCTGTCCATTTCAGCACGACCCCTCTAAGCGTGCCATCTGCCCGGGCGTTTTGAAACCGACAGGATGCGTACACCCACGGGGTGCATGCCTTTTATCCCATACCCCCTCAGCGCACAGTATGCCGCATTGTGTGCATTACTTGCGTACAGGAACGTGCCGCAACGGCGAGTCGTGTGAGTATACCCATACCCGGATGGCCCCTGACGCCCCTCTCTGCCGTCCTTTCTCACAGCTGGGTTGGTGCGACGagggcgcagcgtgtgtgcagcggcatgcgcgcgagtgcCCCGACTTTTCcgcgcaaggtgcgtgtAAGAGCAAGGGGTGCCGCCTCGCGCATGTcgatcgcgccgcgccggaTGTGCCTCTAGAGCCCGGCCCTGATACGCTTttcgtgcgcgacgacagcggcgcagctgaAGAGACGCGTTATTTTGACGAAGCACCGGAgcccgagcagctgcacgccgagACCATGCACGGGAGCACAAAGGCATTCGCACAACAGCGCGACTTTATCTCCTtggacgacgcgccggtGTCGGATACATCGGACACCGAGTCTGTACTAAGCTATGCTACGGCTGAaagcgacgaggaggtAGAGCGTATACTGAGTATATGA
- the RPB7 gene encoding DNA-directed RNA polymerase II subunit (COG:K; EggNog:ENOG503P1SG): MFFLGYIIKVVSVLDVGQGKVVPNTGLAEFKSKYQAIVLKPFVGGMSRSPQMGFFAEVGPLSIFVSSHLLPIDYKFQPDANPPEFTSPTDKLVKGRKVRLRIVGTRVDANEIFAIGTMKEDYLGPFD; this comes from the exons ATGTTCTTTTTG GGCTATATCATCAAGGTTGTCTCTGTGCTGGATGTTGGGCAAGGCAAGGTCGTGCCGAACACGGGGCTGGCAGAGTTCAAGAGCAAGTACCAGGCAATCGTGCTGAAGCCC TTCGTCGGTGGTATGAGCCGCTCACCGCAGATGGGATTCTTTGCAGAGGTCGGGCCGTTGAGCATCTTTGTGTCTTCGCACTTGCTTCCTATCGACTACAAGTTCCAGCCAGATGCGAATCCGCCGGAGTTCACGTCGCCGACAGAt AAACTCGTGAAAGGGCGCAAAGTGCGGCTCCGCATTGTCGGCACGCGTGTGGACGCCAACGAGATT TTTGCGATTGGAACCATGAAAGAAGACTATCTAGGGCCTTTCGACTAG
- the MPS1 gene encoding dual-specificity kinase (BUSCO:EOG092610LQ; COG:T; EggNog:ENOG503NVRQ): MDGGVRVPPGTPPRAAHGVPLLTADPDGSPLPTPPRVSHVYNNPEKDPSTPIQQDNTLRPSQAKSEFVTPGLTLGARTLRSSVSAAAGQRSVGGSLRKFRTCACALTAGSTVRAGNAHIPARRVVRYEEEEDATVEDRKPDATSPFLAEQSKENEAPAMPPSRSAPPQNIQPIARMPSAVKESVRHPSASSLSESIGSPDLDDKNTDYLERMREEAIRQQRTSFVPPGRAGQKSSAKETMFRGCKFLKLRRAGEGGFSTVWQVRGPTAIPVSGAHEIRMEEVSETNQAYFAMKQVSLKRLEPESREELVQEAQLMEQLASRPGNERYILRYFGHRLNRDSLKILLELGEMDFSHLLKSQGPLTHTQICDYWREMLEAVHFIHEQGNLVHTDLKPANFLLVRDRLKLIDFGIAQKIPLGTIHISREAIVGTPNYMAPEAIKMAKAHGRHVYKAGKASDVWSLGCILYQMVYGRPPFDRLPPDRKLEAIIDPQHKIPFPPHRALDDPNSEAVDAELLATMQATLQYHTAERAQIPQLLHDPLISPCNETVTISRKTLRDLVMRLCAHTLQGELTEENAVARADVLFYNLQSP, from the coding sequence ATGGACGGCGGGGTGCGCGTCCCTCCGGGGACGCCGCCGAGAGCGGCACACGGTGTACCGTTGCTAACGGCGGACCCAGATGGAAGCCCACTGCCGACTCCGCCGCGTGTGAGTCATGTATACAACAACCCCGAAAAAGATCCCAGCACGCCCATCCAACAGGACAATACGCTGCGTCCCAGCCAGGCCAAATCCGAGTTTGTGACACCGGGCCTGACGCTCGGTGCACGTACACTACGAAGCAGTGTttctgcagctgctggGCAGCGCAGTGTAGGCGGCAGCCTTCGCAAGTTCCGTACGTGTGCTTGTGCACTAACAGCAGGTTCGACGGTGCGTGCCGGGAATGCGCATatcccagcgcggcgggtAGTACGGTacgaagaggaggaggatGCGACTGTTGAAGATCGCAAGCCAGATGCCACCTCGCCGTTCCTTGCAGAACAGAGCAAGGAAAATGAAGCACCAGCCATGCCGCcaagccgcagcgcgccgcctcaGAATATCCAGCCTATTGCGCGTATGCCAAGCGCAGTAAAAGAGTCGGTGCGCCATCCCAGCGCATCTTCTCTCAGCGAGTCCATTGGATCGCCCGACCTGGACGACAAAAACACCGACTACTTGGAGCGTATGCGCGAAGAAGCCATCCGTCAGCAGCGCACATCGTTCGTACCACCTGGCCGTGCCGGCCAGAAAAGCAGTGCAAAAGAGACCATGTTCCGCGGGTGCAAATTCCTCAagttgcgccgcgcaggcgAGGGCGGCTTCAGCACGGTGTGGCAAGTACGCGGCCCCACAGCCATTCCCGtaagcggcgcgcacgaaATCCGGATGGAAGAAGTGAGCGAGACGAACCAGGCGTACTTTGCGATGAAGCAAGTATCGCtcaagcgcctcgagccAGAATcgcgcgaggagctcgtTCAGGAAGCACAGCTCATGGAGCAGCTTGCGAGCCGCCCCGGAAATGAGCGGTATATACTGCGCTACTTTGGCCACCGACTCAATCGCGATTCGCTCAAGATCCTCCTTGAGCTTGGCGAGATGGACTTTAGCCACCTGCTCAAATCCCAGGGCCCGCTCACCCATACACAGATCTGCGACTACTGGCGCGAGATGCTCGAAGCGGTACACTTTATTCACGAACAAGGCAACCTGGTGCACACAGATCTAAAGCCAGCCAACTTTCTGTTGGTGCGCGACCGCCTGAAACTGATCGACTTTGGGATTGCGCAAAAAATACCGCTCGGCACGATCCATATTTCGCGCGAGGCGATTGTCGGCACGCCGAACTACATGGCGCCGGAAGCGATCAAAATGGCCAAGGCACACGGGCGGCATGTTTACAAAGCCGGGAAAGCGAGCGATGTCTGGTCGCTCGGATGTATACTCTACCAGATGGTCTACGGACGACCGCCTTTTGATCGGCTGCCTCCAGACCGCAAGCTGGAAGCCATCATCGATCCGCAGCACAAGATACCTTTCCCACCTCACCGTGCCCTGGACGACCCGAACTCCGAGGCCGTGGACGCCGAGCTGCTGGCCACGATGCAAGCAACGCTGCAGTACCATACAGCCGAACGCGCGCAGATCCCCCAGTTGCTGCACGACCCCCTCATCTCTCCGTGCAACGAGACGGTCACAAtctcgcgcaagacgctgcgtgACCTCGTCATGCGCCTCTGTGCACACACCCTCCAAGGCGAGCTGACCGAAGAGAACgctgtcgcgcgcgcggatgTCCTCTTTTACAACCTGCAGTCTCCGTAG